One genomic segment of Erysipelotrichaceae bacterium 66202529 includes these proteins:
- a CDS encoding stage III sporulation protein AH: MNKQALAFLTMFSLILMLSVYYVTLPADSTSVMEEQSTQTKEEAKQETATSTPSENEKQDQSKTEEAQEQKKDTSESADSSKLQDSINQKKEEEINRNSSVVADTKSDDAAKKEALAAIDELKDEKALQKSVADILKKEGYQTAVEISENTCIITVFEQKDDKNAAKTIMQKAQEATNHKYLMEVTFK; encoded by the coding sequence ATGAATAAACAAGCACTTGCATTTCTGACCATGTTCTCTCTGATTCTGATGCTGTCCGTCTATTATGTGACACTGCCGGCGGATTCTACCAGTGTCATGGAGGAGCAGTCCACACAGACGAAGGAGGAGGCCAAACAGGAAACAGCGACTTCCACACCGTCAGAGAATGAAAAGCAGGATCAGAGCAAGACAGAGGAAGCACAGGAACAGAAGAAGGATACATCAGAATCAGCAGATAGCAGCAAGCTGCAGGACAGTATCAATCAGAAAAAGGAAGAGGAAATCAATCGCAATTCCAGCGTTGTTGCGGATACCAAAAGCGATGATGCCGCGAAGAAGGAGGCACTGGCTGCCATTGACGAGCTGAAGGATGAAAAAGCCCTGCAGAAAAGTGTTGCGGATATCCTGAAAAAGGAGGGCTATCAGACGGCGGTGGAAATCAGTGAGAATACCTGTATTATCACGGTATTTGAACAGAAGGATGATAAAAATGCTGCGAAAACCATTATGCAGAAGGCACAGGAGGCCACAAATCATAAATATTTGATGGAAGTTACTTTCAAATAG
- a CDS encoding Asp23/Gls24 family envelope stress response protein yields the protein MAQEYIALKERNNAGVIALSKSAFQTIAKIVVEEDENIALAESAAPFKYPISCKIVNDQLILSIDIKVKYSVNVNEESSKVQSKIFENIEHMTGYTPDIIDIHVVGFIF from the coding sequence ATGGCTCAGGAATATATTGCATTAAAGGAACGAAACAATGCTGGTGTGATTGCATTAAGCAAATCAGCATTTCAGACGATTGCGAAAATCGTTGTCGAAGAGGATGAAAACATCGCGTTGGCAGAGAGTGCTGCGCCGTTTAAATATCCGATCAGCTGCAAAATCGTAAACGATCAGCTGATTTTGTCCATCGACATAAAAGTAAAGTACAGCGTAAACGTAAATGAAGAATCAAGCAAAGTACAGAGTAAGATCTTTGAAAATATTGAACATATGACCGGGTATACACCGGATATCATCGATATCCATGTCGTTGGCTTTATCTTTTAA